In a single window of the Pseudomonas lutea genome:
- a CDS encoding YjfI family protein, with amino-acid sequence MARKTSTDYMREMRARLTAAGYVKRELYVLPENAEVLRDIEKVLRQPYLGNRIKLEGFMTENTNWTINSLHSAFAELDVVKDKDIELTLIQGAEPSLSLVMNQFGGLPIIIAIAGDQILVDSVLVYASEVKDPAAFNDAVLRSRELFPLSSIGIETLPNGETFYNMFGALSAASSLTVIVHEVLTLAENVIHAADAYEDFLKSDSQ; translated from the coding sequence ATGGCTCGGAAAACTTCAACCGATTACATGCGCGAGATGCGCGCTCGGCTGACGGCGGCCGGGTATGTAAAGCGAGAACTGTATGTGCTTCCTGAAAACGCGGAAGTACTGAGAGACATCGAAAAGGTGTTACGCCAACCCTACTTGGGTAACCGGATCAAACTGGAGGGATTCATGACTGAGAATACCAATTGGACGATCAACTCACTTCATTCGGCGTTCGCCGAGCTGGACGTGGTTAAAGACAAGGACATCGAGCTGACCCTCATTCAAGGCGCTGAGCCGAGTCTGAGCCTGGTGATGAACCAGTTTGGCGGCCTGCCGATCATCATCGCCATCGCAGGCGACCAGATTCTGGTCGATTCCGTGCTGGTTTACGCCTCTGAAGTCAAAGACCCGGCCGCTTTCAATGACGCCGTACTGCGTAGCCGGGAGCTCTTTCCGTTGTCGTCGATCGGCATCGAGACCCTGCCAAACGGCGAAACCTTCTACAACATGTTCGGCGCACTGAGCGCCGCCTCTTCGCTGACGGTCATCGTCCACGAGGTGCTCACGCTGGCAGAAAACGTGATCCACGCTGCCGACGCCTACGAAGATTTCCTCAAATCCGATTCACAGTAA
- a CDS encoding PspA/IM30 family protein gives MSLWKKMVTALRGGASEVGEAIVDAQALRILDQEIRDADASMLAARNQLIQIKAKHKLSLQRVEEHDKNIANWEQKALAAMNKGEEALALECAEKVAELTALRDQEKLAADQFGVHVAKLTAQVIKAESQIKGLRQQTDMAKARDSVQKAQINAAAATGGANGRLETAVGSLARIKQRQDEQDARLEAADELAEAANGGDLERRLQDAGIGAKTGGAADVLARLKAQSQNGNAGQ, from the coding sequence ATGAGCCTTTGGAAAAAAATGGTAACCGCCCTGCGTGGTGGAGCTTCCGAAGTAGGTGAAGCCATCGTCGATGCCCAGGCGCTGCGAATCCTGGATCAGGAAATCCGTGACGCCGACGCCTCCATGCTGGCGGCGCGCAATCAACTGATTCAGATCAAAGCCAAGCACAAGCTTTCGCTACAGCGCGTCGAAGAACACGACAAGAACATCGCCAACTGGGAGCAGAAAGCGCTCGCAGCAATGAACAAGGGCGAAGAAGCGCTCGCGCTCGAATGTGCTGAAAAAGTAGCCGAACTGACCGCCCTGCGTGATCAGGAAAAACTTGCAGCCGACCAGTTCGGCGTCCATGTGGCCAAACTGACCGCACAAGTCATTAAGGCTGAGAGCCAGATCAAGGGCCTGCGCCAGCAGACCGATATGGCCAAGGCTCGAGACAGCGTACAAAAAGCGCAAATCAACGCCGCCGCGGCCACCGGCGGCGCCAATGGTCGGCTTGAGACCGCAGTGGGTTCGCTGGCACGCATCAAGCAGCGTCAGGATGAGCAGGACGCAAGGCTTGAAGCGGCGGATGAGCTCGCCGAGGCTGCCAATGGCGGTGACCTTGAGCGTCGTCTTCAGGATGCCGGCATCGGCGCAAAAACAGGCGGCGCGGCCGACGTCCTCGCCCGTTTGAAAGCGCAGAGCCAGAACGGTAACGCGGGTCAATAA
- a CDS encoding rhomboid family intramembrane serine protease yields MNIGNGLRTILSLAAVMIVVQVVNSLTANSLLSHGLVPRTVSGLQGIFFSPFLHGSVRHLLSNLLPFVVLSWLVATEGLQRYIRVAVLVVVLGGLMVWVVGRPVIHVGASGLIFGLWAYLLARGWYQRSLASFAIALVTLLGYSGLVFGFVPVPGVSIESHLCGALAGIVTAWLMHSRRLLEKGPAS; encoded by the coding sequence ATGAATATCGGAAATGGACTACGAACGATACTCTCACTCGCCGCTGTGATGATCGTGGTGCAGGTGGTTAACTCGCTGACCGCCAACAGCCTGCTGTCGCATGGCCTGGTGCCGAGAACCGTTTCAGGTCTGCAGGGCATCTTTTTCTCGCCTTTCCTGCATGGCTCGGTACGTCACTTGCTGAGCAATCTCCTGCCGTTTGTGGTGCTGAGTTGGCTGGTGGCGACCGAGGGGCTTCAACGTTACATCCGTGTGGCGGTGCTCGTTGTCGTGCTGGGAGGCCTGATGGTCTGGGTTGTCGGCCGACCGGTTATCCACGTGGGGGCCAGTGGTCTTATTTTCGGGTTGTGGGCGTATCTACTGGCTCGAGGGTGGTATCAGCGCAGCCTGGCGAGTTTCGCGATTGCCCTGGTGACCCTGCTGGGTTACAGCGGGCTGGTCTTCGGTTTCGTTCCAGTGCCTGGCGTATCGATTGAGTCACACCTGTGTGGCGCGCTTGCCGGTATCGTGACGGCTTGGCTGATGCACTCGCGGCGGCTTCTCGAAAAAGGCCCTGCGAGCTGA
- a CDS encoding DUF2491 family protein, whose protein sequence is MSWIKRALGLAAPNPPAGSESLANSNLLNPFGLATGRMLDLDDSLKLMLDGHSELIVPNEEVVWSVGQVDLGQSVRLVRFYFEDEDYWMQVMMNGPSAEDVQDIILFGYSSAVTINSEAELKRLVGPASKVGLPVYEHDGWEYGRQWGTEEGQTELTPMDEHVVSPDGTYRIKHLSMLYARDTGLVDRREFLLLSVEEDEEGIVTLTTSVGVTLQSTDFTVI, encoded by the coding sequence ATGAGTTGGATCAAACGCGCGTTAGGCCTTGCGGCACCCAATCCACCCGCCGGTTCCGAATCACTTGCCAATAGCAATTTGCTTAATCCATTCGGGTTGGCTACTGGCCGAATGCTGGACCTCGACGACTCTCTGAAGCTGATGCTCGACGGTCATTCAGAGTTGATTGTCCCCAACGAGGAAGTGGTCTGGTCGGTTGGGCAGGTTGACCTTGGACAATCCGTGCGGCTGGTACGCTTCTACTTCGAGGACGAAGATTACTGGATGCAGGTCATGATGAACGGGCCTTCGGCTGAAGACGTTCAGGACATCATCCTGTTTGGCTACAGCAGCGCCGTGACGATCAACAGCGAGGCGGAACTCAAGCGTCTGGTGGGGCCTGCCTCCAAAGTGGGCCTACCCGTGTACGAGCACGACGGCTGGGAGTACGGCCGTCAGTGGGGCACCGAAGAGGGCCAGACCGAGCTCACGCCAATGGATGAGCACGTTGTCAGTCCGGACGGTACCTACCGTATCAAGCACCTGAGCATGTTGTACGCGCGGGACACCGGCCTGGTGGACCGTCGCGAGTTTCTACTGCTGTCTGTCGAGGAGGATGAGGAAGGTATCGTCACCCTCACTACATCTGTCGGCGTGACCCTGCAGTCCACAGATTTCACTGTCATTTAA
- a CDS encoding DUF350 domain-containing protein: MLDALRMSLNFQSVLSFLVYIIVAAVLFALFQMAYTRLTPHKEFVQIREGNVAAAVALGGALIGFALPASNVIAYSISVLDVVIWAVIAAFVQLLAFTATSMVLKDLSARITRGELAAAIYAASVSISVGFLNSACMTPST, encoded by the coding sequence ATGCTCGACGCGCTTCGCATGTCCCTCAACTTCCAGTCGGTGCTGAGCTTTCTGGTCTACATCATTGTGGCCGCCGTATTGTTCGCGTTGTTTCAGATGGCTTACACACGTCTGACCCCGCACAAGGAGTTCGTCCAGATCCGTGAGGGCAATGTTGCCGCCGCAGTGGCGTTGGGTGGCGCGCTGATCGGCTTCGCCTTGCCTGCTAGCAACGTGATCGCCTACAGCATCAGCGTTCTGGATGTGGTCATCTGGGCAGTCATCGCCGCTTTCGTCCAGTTGCTGGCCTTCACCGCCACCAGCATGGTCTTGAAGGATCTGTCCGCGCGCATCACCCGGGGCGAGCTGGCCGCGGCGATCTACGCGGCCAGCGTCTCGATCAGTGTCGGTTTTCTCAATTCGGCCTGCATGACGCCGTCGACCTGA
- a CDS encoding DUF1190 domain-containing protein produces the protein MRRSSLKLVLAGTLPLALSACSKSDTVEVSAQQTYPSVQACVDQKVPVDICSDAYMSALAEHRRIAPTYDDAASCEADFVPDYCQQNTDGKFTPKLGGFQLELSGELPKSQVDAAKSQAEQSGGGGGGFGSGVNGFLMGMLVSNMVNGFTGGGGRYYSQPIYQERDSRGGYQTSTLSRQIERGKTFGNSSQARSSSTGTYSKSTLGRNSSVSSSVSRGGFGSQATARSGWGGKSSGSSFGG, from the coding sequence ATGAGACGTAGTTCCCTGAAACTGGTTCTGGCGGGCACGCTGCCGCTGGCCCTGAGCGCATGCAGCAAGTCCGACACCGTGGAGGTTTCTGCGCAGCAAACCTATCCATCAGTCCAGGCCTGTGTGGATCAGAAAGTCCCGGTAGACATTTGCTCGGACGCCTACATGAGCGCGCTGGCGGAGCACCGCCGTATCGCCCCGACCTATGACGACGCTGCTTCGTGTGAAGCGGATTTCGTCCCTGATTACTGCCAGCAGAACACCGATGGCAAGTTCACCCCCAAGCTGGGCGGCTTTCAGCTGGAGCTCTCTGGCGAGCTTCCCAAATCCCAGGTCGACGCCGCGAAGTCCCAGGCCGAGCAATCGGGCGGCGGAGGCGGTGGCTTCGGCTCCGGAGTGAACGGCTTCCTGATGGGAATGCTCGTCAGCAACATGGTCAACGGATTCACCGGCGGCGGTGGTCGTTACTACTCGCAACCCATTTACCAGGAACGCGACTCGCGCGGCGGTTACCAGACTTCCACGTTGTCTCGCCAGATCGAGCGCGGCAAAACCTTCGGCAATTCCAGCCAGGCGCGAAGCAGCTCGACCGGTACGTACTCCAAAAGCACATTGGGCCGTAATTCATCGGTTTCATCGTCCGTGTCCCGTGGCGGTTTCGGCAGTCAGGCCACCGCCCGCAGCGGTTGGGGCGGCAAAAGCAGTGGCTCAAGCTTCGGCGGATAA
- a CDS encoding glutathionylspermidine synthase family protein: MKRISIEERPDWRQTAEREGFDFHTIDGERYWDERAYYQFTEAQITRDIEAPTQELHAMCLDVVEKVVESEELLTRLAIPPAFFDLVRTSWKEGHPHLYGRFDFSYDGENPAKLLEANMDTPTSAYEAGAFQLIWLEEQIQRGVLPAHASQFNSMAEDLVRAFLAIRDGGPFYFSSMSGSTEDKGTTEFLRKMAEHAGIETRHIDIEDIGLNAEGRFVDLQGRWIERIFKLHAWEHVFHEPHGQAIPQCDTQFIEPAWKAIVSNKGILPLLWEYNEGHPNLLPSFVDKHPQSAVPKGWVRKPYFSREGANIEIRTPNDQVIFEDGPYNDAPYILQAFAPLPRFGDSYTLIGSWVVGDTASGIGIREDDSLITKDSSRFLPHVVID; this comes from the coding sequence ATGAAAAGGATCAGCATCGAGGAGCGGCCGGACTGGCGGCAGACCGCCGAGCGTGAGGGGTTCGACTTCCATACCATCGACGGCGAACGCTATTGGGATGAGCGGGCCTATTACCAGTTCACGGAAGCGCAGATCACCCGCGATATCGAAGCGCCCACCCAAGAACTGCATGCCATGTGCCTGGATGTCGTGGAGAAGGTCGTCGAGAGTGAGGAGCTGTTGACGCGACTTGCCATCCCTCCGGCGTTTTTCGATCTGGTCCGCACTTCCTGGAAGGAAGGCCACCCACATCTTTATGGCCGTTTCGACTTCAGCTACGACGGCGAGAACCCCGCCAAGCTGCTGGAAGCGAACATGGACACGCCCACGTCGGCTTACGAGGCCGGCGCGTTTCAGCTCATCTGGCTTGAAGAGCAGATCCAGCGCGGCGTTCTGCCCGCGCACGCTTCACAATTCAACTCGATGGCCGAAGACCTGGTCCGGGCGTTTCTGGCGATCAGGGACGGCGGGCCGTTTTACTTCTCATCGATGTCAGGTTCGACAGAAGACAAAGGCACCACCGAGTTCCTGCGCAAAATGGCCGAGCATGCAGGCATCGAAACGCGCCATATCGACATTGAGGACATTGGCCTCAACGCCGAAGGCAGATTCGTCGATCTCCAGGGCCGTTGGATCGAGCGCATTTTCAAGCTGCACGCCTGGGAACATGTGTTCCATGAGCCGCATGGTCAGGCCATCCCGCAATGCGATACGCAATTCATCGAGCCTGCGTGGAAGGCCATCGTCTCCAATAAAGGCATCCTGCCTTTGCTGTGGGAATACAACGAAGGTCATCCCAATCTGCTCCCGTCCTTCGTCGACAAGCACCCGCAGTCTGCGGTGCCGAAAGGCTGGGTTCGCAAGCCGTACTTCTCTCGGGAGGGCGCCAATATCGAGATTCGGACGCCGAACGACCAGGTCATTTTCGAAGATGGCCCCTACAACGACGCACCCTACATCCTGCAAGCGTTCGCCCCGCTGCCGCGTTTCGGCGACAGCTACACGCTGATCGGATCATGGGTGGTGGGTGATACAGCGTCGGGGATCGGCATTCGCGAAGACGACAGCCTGATCACCAAGGACAGCAGCCGGTTCCTGCCGCATGTCGTGATCGACTGA
- the rpoD gene encoding RNA polymerase sigma factor RpoD, with translation MSGKAQQQSRIKELITLGREQKYLTYAEVNDHLPEDISDPEQVEDIIRMINDMGIPVHESAPDADALMLADADTDEAAAEEAAAALAAVETDIGRTTDPVRMYMREMGTVELLTREGEIEIAKRIEEGIREVMGAIAHFPGTVEHILSEYTRVTTEGGRLSDVLSGYIDPDDGIAPPAEVPPPVDPKAEKVEGADDDEEDSADDEDEVETGPDPVIAAQRFGAVSDQMAIAIKALKKHGRGSKQANAELLALAELFMPIKLVPKQFEGLVERVRGALERLRAQERAIMQLCVRDARMPRADFLRQFPGNEVDQSWTDALAKGKSKYAEAIGRLQPDIQRCQQKLSALEEETGLTILEIKDINRRMSIGEAKARRAKKEMVEANLRLVISIAKKYTNRGLQFLDLIQEGNIGLMKAVDKFEYRRGYKFSTYATWWIRQAITRSIADQARTIRIPVHMIETINKLNRISRQMLQEMGREPTPEELGERMEMPEDKIRKVLKIAKEPISMETPIGDDEDSHLGDFIEDSTMQSPIDVATVESLKEATREVLSGLTAREAKVLRMRFGIDMNTDHTLEEVGKQFDVTRERIRQIEAKALRKLRHPTRSEHLRSFLDE, from the coding sequence ATGTCCGGAAAAGCGCAACAGCAGTCTCGTATCAAAGAGTTGATCACCCTGGGTCGTGAGCAGAAGTATCTGACTTACGCAGAGGTCAACGACCACCTGCCCGAGGATATTTCAGATCCTGAGCAGGTGGAAGACATCATCCGCATGATCAACGACATGGGGATCCCCGTACACGAGAGTGCTCCGGATGCGGACGCCCTTATGTTGGCCGACGCCGACACCGACGAGGCAGCCGCTGAAGAAGCCGCTGCTGCGTTGGCTGCGGTAGAGACCGACATCGGTCGCACGACGGACCCTGTGCGCATGTATATGCGCGAAATGGGTACGGTCGAGCTTCTGACACGTGAAGGCGAAATTGAAATCGCCAAACGTATCGAAGAAGGCATCCGTGAAGTGATGGGCGCGATTGCGCACTTCCCTGGCACGGTTGAGCACATTCTCTCCGAGTACACACGCGTCACCACCGAAGGCGGTCGCCTCTCCGACGTTCTGAGCGGTTATATCGACCCGGACGACGGCATTGCGCCGCCAGCCGAAGTCCCGCCTCCTGTCGACCCTAAAGCCGAAAAGGTTGAAGGCGCTGACGACGACGAGGAAGACTCTGCCGACGACGAGGACGAGGTCGAAACCGGCCCGGACCCGGTCATTGCCGCGCAGCGCTTTGGCGCCGTCTCGGATCAGATGGCAATTGCTATCAAGGCGTTGAAAAAGCATGGTCGCGGCAGCAAGCAGGCGAATGCCGAATTGCTGGCGCTGGCCGAGCTGTTCATGCCTATCAAGCTGGTTCCGAAGCAGTTTGAAGGTCTGGTAGAACGTGTGCGGGGCGCTCTTGAGCGTCTCCGAGCACAGGAACGCGCCATCATGCAGCTGTGTGTTCGTGATGCCCGCATGCCGCGTGCCGACTTCCTTCGCCAGTTCCCGGGCAACGAAGTCGATCAGAGCTGGACCGACGCGCTGGCTAAAGGCAAAAGCAAATACGCAGAAGCGATTGGCCGCCTTCAGCCCGACATCCAGCGTTGCCAGCAGAAGCTGAGTGCACTGGAAGAAGAAACCGGGCTGACCATCCTTGAAATCAAGGACATCAACCGCCGCATGTCGATCGGTGAGGCCAAGGCCCGCCGCGCGAAGAAAGAAATGGTTGAAGCCAACCTGCGCCTGGTGATCTCGATTGCCAAGAAGTACACCAACCGTGGCCTGCAATTCCTCGATCTGATCCAGGAAGGCAACATCGGTCTGATGAAGGCGGTGGACAAGTTCGAATACCGCCGCGGTTACAAGTTCTCGACGTATGCCACCTGGTGGATCCGTCAGGCGATCACTCGCTCGATCGCCGACCAGGCGCGCACCATTCGTATCCCGGTGCACATGATCGAGACGATCAACAAGCTCAACCGTATCTCGCGGCAGATGTTGCAGGAGATGGGTCGCGAGCCGACGCCTGAAGAGCTGGGCGAACGCATGGAAATGCCTGAGGACAAGATCCGCAAGGTACTGAAGATCGCCAAAGAGCCGATCTCCATGGAGACCCCGATCGGCGACGACGAAGACTCGCATCTGGGCGACTTCATCGAAGACTCGACCATGCAGTCGCCGATCGATGTGGCCACGGTAGAGAGTTTGAAGGAAGCGACGCGCGAGGTGCTCTCGGGCCTTACTGCTCGCGAGGCAAAAGTTCTGCGTATGCGTTTCGGGATCGATATGAACACTGACCATACCCTTGAGGAAGTCGGTAAACAGTTCGATGTAACCCGTGAACGAATTCGTCAGATCGAAGCCAAGGCGCTCCGCAAGCTGCGTCACCCGACGCGAAGCGAACACTTGCGTTCGTTCCTCGACGAGTAA
- the dnaG gene encoding DNA primase yields the protein MAGLIPQGFIDDLLNRTDIVDVVSSRVQLKKTGKNFSACCPFHKEKTPSFSVSPDKQFYYCFGCGAGGNALGFIMDHDNLDFPQAVEDLAKAAGMEVPREQGVKGQKPRQPTDSPLYPLLTAAAEFYRAALKSHPTRKSAVEYLKGRGLSGEIARDFGLGYAPPGWDNLYKHLSSDTLQQKAMIDAGLLIENAETGKRYDRFRDRVMFPIRDSRGRVIAFGGRVLGDDKPKYLNSPETPVFHKGQELYGLFEARKFNRNLDEIIVVEGYMDVIALAQQGLRNAVATLGTATSEEHLKRLFRVVPNVLFCFDGDQAGRNAAWRALEATLPGLQDGRRARFLFLPEGEDPDTLVRAEGTDAFRARINQHAQPLADYFFEQLTKEADPRSLEGKAHMVTLAAPLIEKVPGANLRELMRRRLKEITGLDTAAVNQLMQSAPAETQPSYDPGFDYDAVPDYDDYQQHDYQAQQEWTPGAPGGQQKKWDKKPWDKGKKWDKGGKRPDFEPRGPRTPATVEPPALTALRTLLHHPELSAQVANASTFADEENVYSQLLVALIDATQKNPKLRSMQLIARWHGTEQGKLLRQLAEKEWLISADNLEQQFFDTITSLSARQRERHLEQLIRKERQSGLSAEEKVQLLSLLNRNVTAQTPTSTGV from the coding sequence ATGGCCGGACTGATTCCCCAAGGTTTTATTGATGACCTCCTGAACCGCACCGACATCGTCGACGTTGTCAGCTCACGCGTTCAATTAAAAAAAACCGGCAAGAACTTCAGTGCCTGCTGTCCTTTCCATAAAGAGAAGACACCTTCGTTCAGCGTCAGCCCGGACAAACAGTTCTATTACTGCTTCGGCTGTGGCGCGGGTGGCAACGCCCTCGGCTTCATCATGGATCACGACAACCTGGATTTTCCTCAGGCAGTCGAGGACCTGGCCAAAGCCGCCGGCATGGAAGTACCTCGCGAGCAGGGCGTCAAAGGCCAAAAGCCACGACAGCCGACAGACTCGCCGCTCTACCCTTTATTGACAGCCGCCGCCGAGTTTTACCGGGCAGCGCTTAAAAGCCATCCCACGCGCAAGTCTGCCGTGGAGTACCTCAAAGGCCGTGGCCTGTCAGGAGAAATAGCCCGCGACTTCGGGCTGGGTTATGCCCCTCCTGGCTGGGACAACCTCTACAAGCACCTAAGCAGCGATACCCTTCAGCAGAAGGCGATGATCGATGCCGGTTTGCTGATCGAAAATGCCGAAACCGGCAAACGCTACGACCGATTTCGCGACCGTGTGATGTTTCCTATTCGGGACAGTCGCGGCCGCGTCATCGCATTTGGCGGACGGGTGCTGGGTGACGACAAGCCCAAATACCTGAACTCTCCTGAAACCCCGGTGTTTCATAAAGGTCAGGAGTTGTACGGTTTATTCGAGGCTCGCAAATTTAATCGTAACCTGGACGAGATTATCGTCGTCGAAGGCTACATGGACGTCATCGCACTGGCCCAACAAGGCTTGCGCAATGCCGTGGCAACCCTGGGAACAGCCACCAGCGAAGAGCATCTGAAGCGGCTGTTTCGCGTAGTACCCAACGTTTTGTTTTGTTTCGACGGTGACCAGGCAGGCCGAAACGCTGCTTGGCGCGCTCTGGAAGCAACGCTACCAGGGCTGCAGGATGGCCGACGCGCAAGGTTTCTGTTTCTGCCTGAGGGTGAAGACCCTGACACGCTGGTGCGCGCCGAAGGCACCGATGCGTTCAGGGCGAGAATCAACCAGCACGCGCAACCGCTGGCTGATTACTTTTTTGAACAGCTGACGAAAGAAGCCGATCCGCGCTCACTGGAAGGCAAGGCGCACATGGTGACCTTGGCCGCGCCACTGATCGAAAAAGTGCCGGGAGCCAACCTGCGCGAGCTGATGCGCCGGCGCTTGAAAGAGATCACGGGCCTCGACACTGCCGCGGTCAATCAGCTGATGCAGTCCGCCCCCGCGGAAACACAGCCCAGCTACGATCCGGGCTTCGATTACGATGCGGTGCCTGATTACGACGATTACCAGCAACACGACTATCAAGCGCAGCAGGAGTGGACGCCAGGCGCGCCGGGCGGCCAGCAAAAGAAGTGGGATAAAAAGCCGTGGGACAAGGGCAAAAAATGGGACAAGGGCGGCAAGCGTCCCGATTTTGAACCCAGAGGACCACGGACACCTGCGACGGTCGAGCCGCCGGCATTGACGGCCCTTAGGACGTTACTCCATCACCCCGAGCTATCGGCACAAGTTGCCAATGCCAGTACGTTTGCCGATGAAGAGAATGTGTATTCGCAGCTTTTGGTAGCTTTGATCGACGCTACGCAGAAAAATCCGAAGCTGCGGTCGATGCAATTGATAGCCCGCTGGCACGGCACCGAACAAGGGAAGCTGCTGCGTCAGTTGGCAGAAAAGGAATGGCTGATCTCGGCCGATAACCTTGAACAACAGTTTTTCGACACTATAACTAGCTTGTCGGCCCGCCAACGCGAGCGACACCTGGAACAATTGATCAGGAAAGAAAGGCAGTCAGGCCTGAGCGCCGAAGAAAAAGTTCAGCTGCTCAGCCTGTTAAATCGCAATGTTACTGCACAAACCCCGACCTCAACTGGCGTGTGA
- the rpsU gene encoding 30S ribosomal protein S21 — MPAVKVKENEPFDVALRRFKRSCEKAGVLAEVRSREFYEKPTSERKRKAAAAVKRHAKKVQREQRRAVRLY; from the coding sequence ATGCCAGCCGTCAAAGTTAAAGAGAACGAACCCTTCGACGTAGCTCTGCGTCGTTTCAAGCGCTCCTGCGAAAAAGCCGGTGTTCTGGCTGAAGTTCGTAGCCGCGAATTTTACGAGAAGCCGACTTCTGAGCGTAAGCGTAAGGCAGCAGCTGCTGTTAAGCGTCACGCCAAGAAAGTTCAGCGCGAACAGCGCCGCGCCGTTCGTCTGTATTAA
- the tsaD gene encoding tRNA (adenosine(37)-N6)-threonylcarbamoyltransferase complex transferase subunit TsaD: protein MLVLGMETSCDETGVALYDSDRGLLADALFSQIDLHRLYGGVVPELASRDHVKRMLPLIRQVLAEADCAVTEIDAIAYTAGPGLVGALLVGASCAQALAFAWDIPALGVHHMEGHLLAPMLEENPPQFPFVALLVSGGHTQLVRVDGIGLYELLGETLDDAAGEAFDKTAKMMGLNYPGGPEISRLAQSGIAGRFLFPRPMTDRPGLDFSFSGLKTFSLNTWQQCQSAGDDSEQTRCDISLAFQQAVVDTLTIKCKRALKQTGLKRLVIAGGVSANKALRQSLEQMLDGVGGNVYYARPEFCTDNGAMIAFAGCQRLQAGQKEGLSISVQARWPMEQLPGL, encoded by the coding sequence ATGCTAGTACTGGGAATGGAAACTTCCTGCGATGAGACCGGCGTTGCGCTGTACGACAGCGATCGCGGGCTGCTTGCCGATGCCTTATTCAGCCAGATCGACCTGCATCGCCTCTATGGTGGTGTGGTACCTGAGCTCGCCTCCCGCGATCACGTAAAACGCATGCTGCCCTTGATCCGTCAGGTGTTGGCGGAGGCAGACTGCGCCGTGACCGAGATCGATGCCATCGCTTATACCGCCGGTCCCGGCCTGGTCGGCGCGCTGCTGGTAGGTGCTTCATGCGCCCAGGCATTGGCGTTCGCCTGGGACATCCCGGCACTGGGCGTCCACCACATGGAAGGGCACTTGCTGGCACCCATGCTGGAAGAGAATCCGCCTCAATTCCCGTTCGTCGCTTTGTTGGTATCGGGTGGTCACACCCAGCTCGTTCGCGTCGATGGCATCGGCTTGTATGAGCTGCTCGGCGAGACGCTGGACGATGCCGCGGGCGAAGCCTTCGACAAAACGGCAAAGATGATGGGCCTGAATTACCCTGGCGGTCCTGAAATCTCGCGCCTGGCGCAATCCGGCATAGCAGGACGGTTCCTTTTTCCGCGTCCGATGACGGATCGCCCGGGGCTGGATTTCAGCTTCAGCGGTCTTAAGACGTTCTCGCTCAACACCTGGCAGCAATGCCAGAGCGCTGGGGACGACAGCGAGCAAACCCGTTGCGACATCTCGCTGGCCTTCCAGCAGGCGGTGGTGGACACTTTGACCATCAAGTGCAAACGCGCGCTCAAGCAGACCGGGCTCAAGCGGCTGGTCATCGCCGGTGGTGTGAGCGCGAACAAAGCGTTGCGCCAGTCACTGGAGCAGATGCTCGATGGTGTGGGCGGGAACGTCTACTACGCGCGACCTGAGTTTTGTACTGACAACGGCGCCATGATCGCGTTTGCCGGGTGTCAGCGTTTGCAGGCCGGGCAGAAGGAAGGTCTAAGCATCTCGGTGCAGGCGCGCTGGCCGATGGAGCAACTTCCCGGGCTTTGA
- the plsY gene encoding glycerol-3-phosphate 1-O-acyltransferase PlsY gives MFWLLAVLAYLLGSLSFAILLSRITGRPDPRASGSGNAGATNMLRLAGKKLAVLTLIGDVCKGMIPVLIASGLGLDPRLQAWVGLCAVLGHLFPLYFRFRGGKGVATAAGMLLALYPPAALLAVGAWLLTFYLTRTSSLASLIATPLTLPLLAWQEPHALLPMSVLTLLIVWRHRGNLRDLFAGRERHF, from the coding sequence ATGTTTTGGTTACTGGCGGTCCTCGCCTACCTGCTCGGTTCGCTGTCCTTTGCCATCCTGCTTAGCCGCATAACCGGTCGCCCGGACCCGCGCGCCAGTGGTTCGGGTAACGCCGGCGCCACCAACATGCTGCGCCTGGCGGGTAAAAAACTCGCCGTACTGACCCTGATCGGCGATGTTTGCAAGGGGATGATCCCGGTGCTGATCGCCAGTGGACTGGGCCTGGATCCACGCCTGCAGGCCTGGGTCGGACTGTGCGCAGTCCTGGGTCATCTATTCCCACTGTATTTTCGATTTCGTGGCGGCAAGGGCGTGGCCACAGCCGCCGGCATGTTACTCGCCCTGTATCCGCCAGCCGCCCTGCTCGCCGTTGGCGCCTGGCTGCTGACCTTTTACCTGACCCGCACCAGCTCACTGGCATCGCTGATTGCCACGCCTCTGACGCTGCCTCTTCTGGCATGGCAGGAACCCCACGCGTTGCTACCGATGAGTGTGTTGACCTTGCTCATCGTCTGGCGGCATCGGGGGAATCTACGCGACCTGTTTGCCGGGCGCGAACGGCATTTTTGA